A part of Micromonospora chersina genomic DNA contains:
- a CDS encoding cytochrome c oxidase assembly protein has protein sequence MLHVDPIFAPTSVAPATLAAGGEAVPPPFTVARVLTETRLDSWLALGLVLAAGLYLYGVYRLRLRGDRWPVVRTVCFLVPGLGGIAAVTVSGLGAYDTALLSVHMVQHMVLSMIAPIFLALGAPVTLALRTLPVRPRKRLLAIVHSRIARVYSFPLVAFAIFVVNPFALYFTGLYEITLRHEWAHELVHAHFIMTGCVFFWPLLGLDPLPGRWPYPARALLMLLSVPFHTVLGLTIMQSTTLLGGDWYPSLHLSWSDPWNDQVVAGGVLWAGGEFVSVTMLAVLVVQWIKQSEREARRLDRELDRQEARQRAAEASA, from the coding sequence GTGCTGCACGTCGATCCGATCTTCGCCCCCACCTCGGTGGCCCCGGCGACACTCGCGGCGGGGGGCGAGGCGGTCCCGCCGCCGTTCACCGTGGCCCGGGTCCTGACCGAGACCCGGCTGGACAGTTGGCTCGCCCTCGGCCTCGTGCTGGCCGCCGGTCTCTACCTCTACGGGGTGTACCGGCTGCGGTTGCGCGGCGACCGCTGGCCGGTGGTCCGTACCGTCTGCTTCCTCGTCCCGGGCCTGGGCGGCATCGCCGCGGTCACGGTCAGCGGGCTGGGCGCCTACGACACCGCCCTGCTGTCGGTGCACATGGTCCAGCACATGGTGCTGTCCATGATCGCGCCGATCTTCCTGGCGCTCGGCGCGCCCGTGACGCTCGCCCTGCGCACCCTGCCGGTGCGCCCGCGCAAGCGGCTGCTGGCGATCGTGCACAGCCGGATCGCCCGGGTCTACAGCTTCCCCCTGGTGGCGTTCGCCATCTTCGTGGTGAACCCGTTCGCCCTCTACTTCACCGGCCTGTACGAGATCACCCTCCGGCACGAGTGGGCGCACGAGCTGGTGCACGCGCACTTCATCATGACCGGCTGCGTGTTCTTCTGGCCGCTGCTCGGCCTCGACCCGCTGCCCGGGCGCTGGCCGTACCCGGCCCGGGCGCTGCTCATGCTGCTCTCGGTGCCGTTCCACACCGTGCTCGGGCTCACCATCATGCAGAGCACCACCCTGCTCGGCGGCGACTGGTACCCGTCGCTGCACCTGAGCTGGTCCGATCCGTGGAACGACCAGGTGGTCGCCGGTGGCGTGCTCTGGGCCGGCGGCGAGTTCGTCAGCGTCACCATGCTGGCCGTGCTGGTCGTGCAGTGGATCAAGCAGTCCGAGCGCGAGGCCCGCCGCCTGGACCGCGAGCTCGACCGCCAGGAGGCTCGCCAGCGCGCCGCCGAGGCGAGCGCCTGA
- a CDS encoding cytochrome c oxidase subunit 3, with product MTAAPAIDKSRIHSLTRPNMVSVGTIVWLSSELMFFAALFAMYFSIRAAAPEQWEKHTEILNIPYATTFTVILVLSSVTCQLGVFAAEKGDVHALRRWFTITFVMGLIFVLGQANEYRNLVHEGVKINEDGYGSMFYLTTGFHGLHVTGGLVAFVIFMIRTTMGRFTPAQATSAIVVSYYWHFVDVVWIGLYAMIYWLQ from the coding sequence GTGACTGCGGCCCCAGCCATTGACAAGAGCCGGATCCACTCCCTGACCCGACCCAACATGGTCAGCGTCGGGACGATCGTGTGGCTCTCCAGCGAACTCATGTTCTTCGCGGCGCTGTTCGCGATGTACTTCTCGATCCGCGCGGCGGCGCCGGAGCAGTGGGAGAAGCACACCGAGATCCTGAACATCCCCTATGCGACCACCTTCACGGTGATCCTGGTGCTGTCCTCGGTGACCTGCCAGCTCGGTGTCTTCGCGGCCGAGAAGGGCGATGTCCACGCCCTCCGTCGGTGGTTCACGATCACCTTCGTGATGGGCCTCATCTTCGTCCTCGGTCAGGCGAACGAGTACCGCAACCTGGTGCACGAGGGCGTCAAGATCAACGAAGACGGTTACGGGTCGATGTTCTACCTGACGACCGGCTTCCACGGCCTGCACGTGACCGGCGGTCTGGTCGCGTTCGTCATCTTCATGATCCGCACCACCATGGGCCGGTTCACCCCGGCGCAGGCGACCTCGGCGATCGTCGTGTCCTACTACTGGCACTTCGTCGATGTCGTGTGGATCGGGCTCTACGCCATGATCTACTGGCTCCAGTGA
- a CDS encoding ubiquinol-cytochrome c reductase iron-sulfur subunit, giving the protein MSTHTEHQAPQGREPLDVNDPRLSRFEIVQEGARRDDIEIVHYEPQVVPGSKAERRLTRTVATMFLLTGAAATAFLVIYIWWPWKWEAGRGGDKFYTPLLGLTLGVALLGIGFGILTWGKKLLPKEVSIQDRHDQPGSPEDRRITGETMLYMADELGVKRRPLLGISLLAGLAPVGAVVAAPLVGGLISDPHKNNQMFTTGFKPASDGKRIRLIREDGRPIRPADVSVGGQLTVFPGIEGGVSNKHADSPTLLIHLREDDAQKSRAANERKGHGDYMWGNYVAFSKICTHAGCPASLYEQQTNRLLCPCHQSQFLITDNAKPVFGPANRPLPQLPIEVDEEGFFVARSDYTETIGPDFWERP; this is encoded by the coding sequence ATGAGCACCCACACCGAGCACCAGGCCCCGCAGGGCCGGGAGCCGCTCGACGTGAACGACCCCCGGCTCTCCCGGTTCGAGATCGTCCAGGAGGGCGCGCGGCGGGACGACATCGAGATCGTCCACTACGAGCCGCAGGTGGTCCCGGGCAGCAAGGCGGAGCGCCGGCTGACCCGCACGGTCGCGACGATGTTCCTGCTGACCGGCGCCGCGGCCACCGCCTTCCTGGTCATCTACATCTGGTGGCCGTGGAAGTGGGAGGCCGGTCGCGGCGGCGACAAGTTCTACACCCCACTGCTCGGCCTGACCCTGGGCGTCGCGCTCCTCGGCATCGGCTTCGGCATCCTCACCTGGGGCAAGAAGCTGCTGCCCAAGGAGGTCTCGATCCAGGACCGGCACGACCAGCCGGGTTCCCCGGAGGACCGCCGGATCACCGGCGAGACGATGCTCTACATGGCCGACGAGCTCGGCGTGAAGCGCCGTCCGCTGCTCGGCATCTCGCTGCTCGCCGGCCTGGCGCCGGTCGGTGCGGTCGTCGCGGCGCCGCTTGTCGGTGGCCTGATCTCGGACCCGCACAAGAACAACCAGATGTTCACCACCGGCTTCAAGCCGGCCTCGGACGGCAAGCGGATCCGGCTGATCCGCGAGGACGGCCGCCCGATCCGCCCGGCGGACGTCAGCGTCGGCGGCCAGCTCACCGTGTTCCCGGGCATCGAGGGCGGCGTAAGCAACAAGCACGCCGACTCGCCGACCCTGCTGATCCACCTGCGCGAGGACGACGCGCAGAAGTCGCGCGCCGCCAACGAGCGCAAGGGCCACGGCGACTACATGTGGGGCAACTACGTCGCGTTCTCCAAGATCTGCACGCACGCCGGTTGTCCGGCCAGCCTCTACGAGCAGCAGACCAACCGGCTGCTCTGCCCCTGCCACCAGTCGCAGTTCCTCATCACCGACAACGCCAAGCCGGTCTTCGGCCCGGCGAACCGGCCGCTGCCCCAGCTGCCGATCGAGGTGGACGAGGAGGGCTTCTTCGTGGCGAGGTCCGACTACACCGAAACCATCGGTCCCGACTTCTGGGAGCGGCCATGA
- a CDS encoding c-type cytochrome, producing MTSDNDRRRGLLARLRGRPVARSRGRRRLGAAVRLAAALMLAGGAYTVFAPGVQAQDNPPLSAAANEGKALFDVSCVTCHGRNAQGVEGRGPSLIGVGSASVEFQVSSGRMPMARQEAQAMRKPPAFTDEQVRQLGQYIQELGGGPQVPQGDLREGANISTGGELFRINCSQCHAFGAGGGALSSGKYAPSLKPASDRQIYAAMLSGPQNMPVFGDNQISPEEKADIIAYIQENLKNTQDQGGFNLGRYGPSTEGLAIFLVGIVALVFTSLWIAGKS from the coding sequence ATGACTTCTGACAACGACCGCCGACGCGGTCTGCTCGCGCGCCTGCGCGGGCGGCCCGTAGCGCGCAGCAGGGGCCGCCGCCGGCTGGGTGCCGCGGTCCGGCTGGCCGCCGCGCTGATGCTGGCCGGCGGCGCCTACACCGTCTTCGCCCCCGGCGTGCAGGCGCAGGACAACCCGCCCCTGAGCGCCGCCGCCAACGAGGGCAAGGCGCTGTTCGACGTGAGCTGTGTGACCTGTCACGGTCGCAACGCCCAGGGCGTCGAGGGACGCGGCCCGAGCCTGATCGGCGTCGGGTCGGCCTCGGTCGAGTTCCAGGTCAGCAGCGGTCGCATGCCGATGGCCCGGCAGGAAGCCCAGGCCATGCGCAAGCCCCCGGCGTTCACCGACGAGCAGGTGCGCCAGCTCGGCCAGTACATCCAGGAGCTCGGCGGCGGCCCGCAGGTGCCGCAGGGCGACCTGCGCGAGGGCGCGAACATCTCCACCGGTGGTGAGCTGTTCCGGATCAACTGCTCGCAGTGCCACGCCTTCGGCGCCGGTGGCGGCGCCCTCTCCTCGGGCAAGTACGCGCCGAGCCTGAAGCCGGCCAGCGACCGGCAGATCTACGCCGCCATGCTGAGCGGCCCGCAGAACATGCCGGTGTTCGGCGACAACCAGATCTCTCCGGAGGAGAAGGCGGACATCATCGCCTACATCCAGGAGAACCTGAAGAACACCCAGGACCAGGGCGGTTTCAACCTGGGCCGGTACGGCCCGTCGACCGAGGGTCTCGCGATCTTCCTGGTCGGCATCGTCGCGCTGGTCTTCACGAGCCTGTGGATTGCGGGCAAGTCGTGA
- the erpA gene encoding iron-sulfur cluster insertion protein ErpA — MTTPAQTESTEAKAPSTVVLTDVAAQKVKALIEQEGRDDLRLRVAVQPGGCSGLRYQLFFDERSLDGDVVTDFGGVEVVVDRMSAPYLAGATIDFADRIDAQGFTIDNPNAGNSCACGDSFS, encoded by the coding sequence GTGACCACGCCAGCGCAGACCGAGTCGACCGAGGCCAAGGCCCCCAGCACCGTCGTCCTCACCGACGTCGCGGCGCAGAAGGTCAAGGCCCTGATCGAGCAGGAGGGCCGTGACGACCTGCGGCTCCGGGTCGCGGTGCAGCCGGGCGGCTGCTCCGGCCTGCGGTACCAGCTGTTCTTCGACGAGCGGTCGCTCGACGGTGACGTCGTCACCGACTTCGGCGGCGTCGAGGTCGTCGTCGACCGGATGAGCGCCCCCTACCTGGCCGGCGCCACCATCGACTTCGCCGACCGGATCGACGCCCAGGGCTTCACCATCGACAACCCGAACGCCGGCAACTCCTGCGCCTGCGGCGACTCGTTCAGCTGA
- a CDS encoding cysteine desulfurase family protein, which produces MSANPVYLDAATAAPLHPVARQALLAALDDGWADPARLYGQARRARQLLDAAREAAAQTLGVRADELSFTPSGTTAAHAAVLGGLSGRRRAGAALVHSAIEHSAVLHAAERHVAGGGDAVSVPVDRLGRVDLDAWAAAVAAPGVALAALIGASHEVGTVQPVPAAAELCAEAGVPLYVDAAQLAGRAPLPAGWSVLTASAHKWGGPPGVGVLVVRKGTRWESPFPADERESGRTPGVVNLPAVVAAAASLRAAAADAAAEAARLRPLVDRIRARVAAEVPDVEVVGDPVDRLPHLVTFSCLYVDGEALLHALDRRGFAVSSGSSCTSSTLRPSHVLEAMGVLSHGNVRVSLHRETTEADVDRFLAELPGIVADLRAEAGVTGL; this is translated from the coding sequence GTGAGCGCAAATCCGGTCTACCTGGACGCGGCCACCGCCGCGCCGCTGCACCCGGTCGCACGGCAGGCGCTGCTGGCCGCGCTTGACGACGGCTGGGCCGACCCGGCCCGGCTCTACGGCCAGGCCCGCCGGGCCCGCCAGCTCCTCGACGCCGCCCGCGAGGCCGCCGCGCAGACCCTCGGCGTCCGCGCCGACGAGCTGTCCTTCACCCCCAGCGGTACGACGGCAGCGCACGCCGCCGTGCTCGGTGGCCTGTCGGGGCGGCGCCGGGCCGGGGCGGCGCTGGTGCACTCGGCGATCGAGCACTCGGCGGTGCTGCACGCCGCGGAGCGGCACGTGGCCGGCGGGGGCGACGCGGTGTCCGTACCCGTGGACCGGCTCGGCCGGGTGGACCTGGACGCCTGGGCGGCGGCGGTGGCCGCGCCCGGGGTGGCCCTGGCCGCCCTGATCGGGGCGAGTCACGAGGTGGGCACGGTGCAGCCGGTGCCCGCGGCGGCGGAGCTGTGCGCCGAGGCCGGGGTGCCGCTGTACGTCGACGCGGCGCAGCTGGCCGGCCGGGCGCCGCTGCCGGCCGGCTGGTCGGTGCTGACCGCCAGCGCGCACAAGTGGGGCGGGCCGCCCGGCGTCGGTGTGCTGGTGGTGCGCAAGGGCACCCGGTGGGAGTCGCCGTTCCCGGCCGACGAGCGGGAGTCGGGGCGTACCCCCGGGGTGGTGAACCTGCCGGCGGTGGTGGCCGCGGCGGCGAGCCTGCGCGCGGCGGCGGCCGACGCGGCGGCCGAGGCGGCCCGGCTGCGGCCGCTGGTGGACCGGATCCGGGCCCGGGTGGCCGCCGAGGTGCCGGACGTGGAGGTGGTGGGCGACCCGGTGGACCGCCTCCCCCACCTGGTCACCTTCTCCTGCCTGTACGTGGACGGCGAGGCGCTGCTGCACGCACTGGACCGGCGGGGCTTCGCGGTCTCCTCCGGCTCGTCGTGCACCTCGTCGACGTTGCGGCCGTCACACGTGCTGGAGGCCATGGGGGTGCTGTCGCACGGCAACGTCCGGGTGTCGCTGCACCGGGAGACCACCGAGGCGGACGTCGACCGGTTCCTCGCCGAACTGCCGGGGATCGTCGCGGACCTGCGAGCGGAGGCGGGGGTGACCGGGCTGTGA
- a CDS encoding carbohydrate kinase family protein: MKIAVTGSIATDHLMSFPGRFADQLIADQLDKVSLSFLVDELVLRRGGTAANIAFGMAQLGLRPVLLGAVGADFADYRSWLERHGVDCDSVHVSEIAHTARFVCTTDTDMCQIASFYAGAMSEARNIELAPVAQRLGGLDLVLVSANDPAAMIRHSAECRERGYAFVADPSQQLARMDGADVLGLVDGADYLMTNEYEKSLLQSKAGLTDAQLLDRVKVRVTTLGKQGVEIAGRDVGTIHVPIAREIQAVDPTGVGDGFRAGFFAALNWGVSLERAAQVGCLLATLVLENFGGQEYEVRRDLFVKRLAESYGDAAAEDVRPHLQ, translated from the coding sequence ATGAAGATCGCCGTGACCGGCTCGATCGCGACCGACCACCTGATGAGCTTCCCCGGCCGGTTCGCCGACCAGCTCATCGCCGACCAGCTGGACAAGGTCTCGCTCTCCTTCCTCGTCGACGAGCTGGTGCTCCGGCGCGGCGGCACCGCCGCGAACATCGCCTTCGGCATGGCCCAGCTCGGGCTCCGCCCGGTGCTGCTCGGCGCGGTCGGTGCGGACTTCGCCGACTACCGGTCGTGGCTGGAGCGGCACGGCGTCGACTGCGACTCGGTGCACGTCAGCGAGATCGCCCACACGGCCCGCTTCGTCTGCACGACCGACACCGACATGTGCCAGATCGCCTCGTTCTACGCGGGTGCGATGAGCGAGGCCCGCAACATCGAGCTGGCCCCCGTGGCGCAGCGGCTCGGGGGTCTCGACCTGGTGCTGGTCAGCGCCAACGACCCGGCCGCGATGATCCGGCACTCCGCCGAGTGCCGCGAGCGCGGTTACGCCTTCGTGGCCGACCCGTCGCAGCAGCTCGCCCGGATGGACGGCGCGGACGTGCTCGGCCTGGTCGACGGCGCCGACTACCTGATGACCAACGAGTACGAGAAGTCGCTGCTCCAGAGCAAGGCCGGGCTCACCGACGCCCAGCTGCTGGACCGGGTCAAGGTGCGGGTCACCACGCTCGGCAAGCAGGGCGTGGAGATCGCCGGCCGCGATGTCGGCACCATCCACGTGCCGATCGCCCGCGAGATCCAGGCCGTCGACCCGACCGGTGTCGGCGACGGCTTCCGGGCCGGCTTCTTCGCCGCGCTCAACTGGGGCGTCAGCCTGGAGCGCGCCGCGCAGGTCGGCTGCCTGCTCGCCACCCTGGTGCTGGAGAACTTCGGCGGCCAGGAGTACGAGGTCCGCCGCGACCTGTTCGTCAAGCGGCTCGCCGAGTCGTACGGTGACGCCGCCGCCGAGGACGTCCGCCCGCACCTCCAGTGA
- a CDS encoding glycerate kinase: MWPATLLGMRVLLCPDKFAGTLPAQEVAAAVAEGWRTVSPADELLIRPLADGGPGFVAVLAEALGGRLLPVPTVDPLGRPAAGEILLTDDGVAYLESAQACGLHLLSAAERDPKATTSYGLGLLVAAAVEAGARTVVVGLGGSATNDGGAGMLTPLGVTPLDEAGRALPYGGAALAAVAGLDGAPRLRGAALVAATDVDNPLLGLHGASSVYGPQKGATRADVLLLDAALERWAAVLEKDLRGCPAGLGALPGGGAAGGIGAAVLALGGRCESGIGLVTRAINLDAALDAADLVITGEGSFDHQSLRGKVVAGVAGAARDRGVPCVVLAGRVSTGRREAAAAGVTEAHSLVEHFGGEERGGVEAAMSRPAEGLRALGARLAGQWSR, encoded by the coding sequence ATGTGGCCTGCCACACTGCTCGGCATGCGCGTGCTGCTCTGCCCGGACAAGTTCGCCGGCACGCTGCCGGCCCAGGAGGTGGCCGCCGCGGTGGCCGAGGGCTGGCGGACGGTGTCCCCCGCCGACGAGCTGCTGATCCGGCCGCTGGCCGACGGCGGTCCCGGGTTCGTCGCCGTGCTCGCCGAGGCGCTCGGCGGCCGGCTGCTGCCGGTGCCGACGGTCGACCCGCTGGGCCGGCCCGCGGCCGGTGAGATCCTGCTCACCGACGACGGCGTGGCGTACCTGGAGAGCGCCCAGGCGTGCGGGCTGCACCTGCTCTCCGCCGCCGAGCGGGACCCGAAGGCGACCACCTCCTACGGGCTGGGGCTGCTGGTCGCCGCCGCGGTCGAGGCGGGAGCGCGGACCGTGGTGGTCGGGCTGGGCGGCTCGGCCACCAACGACGGCGGCGCCGGGATGCTCACCCCGCTCGGGGTCACCCCGCTCGACGAGGCCGGCCGGGCCCTCCCGTACGGCGGGGCGGCCCTCGCGGCGGTGGCCGGGCTGGACGGCGCGCCCCGGCTGCGCGGCGCGGCGCTGGTCGCCGCCACCGACGTCGACAACCCGCTGCTCGGTCTGCACGGCGCCAGCAGCGTGTACGGCCCCCAGAAGGGCGCCACCCGCGCGGACGTGCTGCTGCTCGACGCCGCGCTGGAGCGCTGGGCGGCCGTGCTGGAGAAGGACCTGCGGGGCTGCCCGGCGGGGCTCGGCGCGCTGCCCGGCGGCGGCGCGGCAGGCGGGATTGGCGCGGCGGTCCTCGCGCTCGGCGGCCGGTGCGAGTCGGGCATCGGCCTGGTCACCCGGGCCATCAACCTGGACGCGGCGCTGGACGCCGCCGACCTGGTGATCACCGGCGAGGGCTCCTTCGACCACCAGTCGCTGCGCGGCAAGGTGGTCGCCGGGGTGGCCGGGGCCGCCCGCGACCGCGGGGTGCCCTGCGTGGTGCTGGCCGGCCGGGTGAGCACCGGGCGGCGGGAGGCCGCCGCCGCCGGTGTCACCGAGGCGCACAGCCTGGTGGAGCACTTCGGCGGCGAGGAGCGCGGGGGAGTGGAGGCGGCGATGAGCCGCCCGGCCGAGGGCCTGCGCGCGCTCGGCGCCCGGCTCGCCGGCCAGTGGAGCCGCTGA
- a CDS encoding DUF4232 domain-containing protein, with the protein MTTGTADLTRDPATRRRTGRRLAALAAGAAALALTACGAAREGTSATAPTPTASATPTASAAAAVSATSPAREAPSATARPTTRPASGTPDCRTADLSMASAGSSGHAGSGTAYLALANRSGGRCALAGFPDIRLVDAAGRALPVRVRHHLAAHRVVLAPGGTAWTAVTVSHVPSADDEGAPCDPPAAALRLTPPGGAGYLAAEGAWRACGGTVEVDSFTAGRPPAA; encoded by the coding sequence ATGACCACAGGCACGGCTGACCTGACCAGGGACCCGGCGACACGGCGGCGGACCGGCCGCCGGCTGGCCGCGCTGGCGGCGGGCGCGGCCGCCCTCGCGCTCACGGCCTGCGGCGCGGCACGGGAGGGCACCTCGGCCACCGCCCCGACTCCGACGGCCTCGGCGACCCCGACCGCCTCGGCAGCCGCGGCGGTATCGGCCACCTCGCCGGCCCGGGAAGCCCCGTCGGCCACGGCGCGACCGACGACCCGCCCCGCCTCCGGGACCCCGGACTGCCGGACCGCCGACCTCTCGATGGCGTCCGCCGGCTCGTCCGGCCACGCCGGCAGCGGGACCGCCTACCTCGCGCTGGCGAACCGGTCCGGCGGGCGCTGCGCGCTCGCCGGCTTCCCCGACATCCGGCTGGTCGACGCCGCGGGCCGGGCCCTTCCGGTGCGGGTGCGGCACCACCTCGCCGCCCACCGCGTGGTGCTGGCGCCCGGCGGCACGGCCTGGACCGCGGTCACGGTCAGCCACGTGCCCAGCGCCGACGACGAGGGAGCGCCGTGCGACCCGCCGGCCGCCGCGCTCCGGCTCACCCCGCCGGGCGGCGCCGGCTACCTGGCCGCCGAGGGTGCCTGGCGGGCCTGCGGCGGTACGGTCGAGGTGGATTCGTTCACCGCCGGGCGCCCGCCGGCCGCCTGA
- a CDS encoding sulfurtransferase TusA family protein, which translates to MSGPDAVLDCRGQRCPLPVINLARRLPELPVGAVVRVLADDPAAAVDIPAWCRMRGQEFVAAHPEGPGYDVRRTH; encoded by the coding sequence GTGAGCGGGCCGGACGCGGTGCTCGACTGCCGGGGCCAGCGCTGCCCGCTGCCCGTGATCAATCTCGCCCGGCGGCTGCCCGAGCTGCCGGTCGGCGCGGTGGTCCGGGTGCTCGCCGACGACCCGGCCGCGGCCGTGGACATCCCGGCCTGGTGCCGGATGCGCGGCCAGGAGTTCGTGGCCGCGCATCCGGAGGGTCCGGGCTACGACGTGCGCCGCACCCACTGA
- the coxB gene encoding cytochrome c oxidase subunit II, with product MVARSSEVRPSAVRHSASSGAGGRRRRGAGRLAGLGLGGAALLVLLTGCDVGKTFGGFGWPQGGITPESHRMYDLWIASCIAALAVGVFVWGLIFWCVIRYRKRGNALPVQTRYNLPMEFLYTIAPILVVSVLFYYTAVVQTDVVKESKNPDVTVEVVAFKWNWQFNYRDGQGRDANTVASVLGTSEVIPVLVLPSGKSIRFEEQSRDVIHSFWVPELLFKRDVMPGSIRNTFEVSSIDQEGAFVGRCAELCGSYHAFMNFELRVVSPEKYEQFLAAKKDGKSTQEALKAIGEPEYATETVPFKTRRNTANFNPSDATAGAGS from the coding sequence GTGGTCGCAAGGAGTTCGGAGGTACGGCCGTCGGCCGTACGGCACAGCGCTTCCTCGGGGGCCGGTGGGCGCCGGCGGCGTGGTGCCGGTCGACTCGCCGGGCTCGGTCTCGGCGGAGCCGCGCTGCTGGTTCTGCTCACCGGCTGCGACGTCGGCAAGACGTTCGGCGGCTTCGGGTGGCCGCAGGGCGGCATCACCCCCGAGTCGCACCGCATGTACGACCTCTGGATCGCGTCCTGCATCGCGGCCCTCGCGGTCGGCGTGTTCGTCTGGGGCCTGATCTTCTGGTGCGTGATCCGCTACCGGAAGCGCGGCAACGCCCTGCCGGTGCAGACCCGCTACAACCTGCCGATGGAGTTCCTCTACACCATCGCGCCGATCCTCGTGGTCTCCGTGCTCTTCTACTACACCGCGGTGGTGCAGACCGACGTGGTGAAGGAGTCGAAGAACCCCGACGTCACCGTCGAGGTCGTCGCCTTCAAGTGGAACTGGCAGTTCAACTACCGCGACGGCCAGGGCCGCGACGCCAACACCGTCGCGTCGGTGCTGGGCACCAGCGAGGTCATCCCGGTGCTGGTCCTGCCGAGCGGCAAGTCGATCCGGTTCGAGGAGCAGAGCCGCGACGTCATCCACTCCTTCTGGGTGCCGGAGCTGCTGTTCAAGCGCGACGTCATGCCGGGCAGCATCCGCAACACCTTCGAGGTCTCCAGCATCGACCAGGAGGGCGCGTTCGTCGGCCGCTGCGCCGAGCTGTGCGGCAGCTACCACGCCTTCATGAACTTCGAGCTGCGGGTCGTCTCGCCGGAGAAGTACGAGCAGTTCCTGGCTGCCAAGAAGGACGGCAAGTCGACGCAGGAGGCGCTCAAGGCGATCGGCGAGCCCGAGTACGCCACCGAAACCGTGCCGTTCAAGACGCGGCGCAACACCGCCAACTTCAACCCGTCCGACGCGACGGCCGGCGCGGGAAGCTGA
- the trpD gene encoding anthranilate phosphoribosyltransferase, which translates to MGERTWPLLLNALLRGEELSTADTAWAMGEIMAGSATPAQIAGFAVALRTKGETPAELGGLVEAMLTRAVPVTLPEEVRAGALDVVGTGGDLAHTVNISTMAALVVAGAGVRVVKHGNRAASSSCGTADVLEYLGVPLDLDPEQVARCVTEAGIGFCFAARFHPGMRHTGPVRREIGVPTAFNFLGPLTNPARPRAGAVGCFDPRMAPVMAAVFAARGDSVIVVRGEDGLDEFSTGAPTRVWVAQQGAVREALLDATELGVPRATLADLRGGDAAYNAGVVRRLLAGETGPVRDAVLVNAAVALATQGPLDGDLHEALRAGLVRATESIDSGAAAGALERWLEVAGSL; encoded by the coding sequence ATGGGCGAACGGACCTGGCCGCTTCTGCTCAACGCGCTGCTGCGCGGTGAGGAGCTCTCCACCGCCGACACCGCCTGGGCGATGGGCGAGATCATGGCCGGCTCGGCCACCCCGGCCCAGATCGCCGGCTTCGCCGTGGCCCTGCGCACCAAGGGCGAGACACCGGCCGAGCTGGGCGGCCTGGTCGAGGCCATGCTGACCCGGGCCGTCCCGGTGACGCTGCCGGAGGAGGTGCGGGCCGGCGCGCTGGACGTGGTGGGCACCGGCGGCGACCTCGCCCACACGGTGAACATCTCCACCATGGCCGCGCTGGTGGTCGCCGGCGCCGGCGTCCGCGTGGTCAAGCACGGCAACCGGGCCGCCTCGTCCTCGTGCGGCACCGCGGACGTGCTGGAGTACCTCGGCGTCCCGCTGGACCTGGACCCGGAGCAGGTGGCCCGCTGCGTGACCGAGGCCGGCATCGGCTTCTGCTTCGCCGCCCGGTTCCACCCCGGTATGCGCCACACCGGCCCGGTCCGCCGCGAGATCGGCGTGCCCACGGCGTTCAACTTCCTCGGCCCGCTGACCAACCCGGCCCGCCCGCGGGCCGGCGCCGTGGGCTGCTTCGACCCGCGGATGGCTCCGGTGATGGCGGCCGTCTTCGCCGCCCGCGGCGACTCGGTCATCGTGGTGCGCGGCGAGGACGGGCTGGACGAGTTCAGCACGGGCGCGCCGACCCGCGTCTGGGTGGCCCAGCAGGGGGCCGTCAGGGAGGCGCTGCTGGACGCGACCGAACTCGGGGTACCCCGGGCCACCCTGGCCGACCTGCGCGGCGGTGACGCGGCGTACAACGCCGGCGTGGTCCGGCGGCTGCTGGCCGGTGAGACAGGCCCGGTCCGCGACGCCGTGCTGGTGAACGCCGCGGTCGCGCTGGCCACCCAGGGCCCGCTCGACGGCGACCTGCACGAGGCGCTGCGCGCCGGCCTGGTCCGGGCCACCGAGTCGATCGACTCGGGGGCGGCCGCCGGCGCCCTGGAGCGCTGGCTGGAGGTGGCCGGCTCGCTCTGA
- a CDS encoding cytochrome c oxidase subunit 4 — protein MKTEWKIFLTIATFLLGATILYGAWTYGDGGRVEWIGTVALLLSFLLCAMCGGFFWFVSRRIDLRPEDRPDGEIADGAGEIGFFSPGSYWPFGLALAAAIAGLGLVFWQFWLIGLGLVTVVFAACGLLFEYYSGTRRTAEH, from the coding sequence ATGAAGACCGAGTGGAAGATCTTCCTCACCATCGCGACGTTCCTCCTCGGCGCGACGATCCTCTACGGCGCGTGGACCTACGGCGACGGCGGCCGGGTCGAGTGGATCGGCACCGTCGCGCTGCTGCTGTCGTTCCTGCTCTGCGCCATGTGCGGTGGCTTCTTCTGGTTCGTCTCGCGGCGCATCGACCTGCGTCCGGAGGACCGGCCGGACGGCGAGATCGCCGACGGCGCCGGCGAGATCGGCTTCTTCAGCCCGGGCAGCTACTGGCCGTTCGGCCTGGCCCTGGCCGCCGCGATCGCGGGTCTCGGCCTGGTCTTCTGGCAGTTCTGGCTGATCGGCCTGGGCCTCGTGACTGTCGTCTTCGCCGCCTGCGGCCTGCTCTTCGAGTACTACTCGGGCACCCGCCGCACCGCCGAGCACTGA